One stretch of Sulfuricystis multivorans DNA includes these proteins:
- a CDS encoding type II toxin-antitoxin system Phd/YefM family antitoxin, translating to MQIVSLFDAKTHLSRLVDQIATGAQTEIIICRNGKPVARMLPIQNDTSRRIGIARGEFEVPDDIDAANAEIAALFSERAGT from the coding sequence ATGCAAATCGTCAGCCTCTTCGATGCCAAAACCCACCTGTCGCGCCTTGTCGACCAGATCGCCACCGGCGCACAGACCGAGATCATCATTTGCCGCAATGGCAAGCCGGTTGCGCGCATGCTGCCGATCCAGAACGACACGAGCCGACGCATCGGCATCGCGCGGGGTGAATTCGAAGTGCCGGACGACATCGACGCTGCAAATGCAGAAATCGCGGCATTGTTTTCCGAGCGGGCCGGCACGTGA
- the folK gene encoding 2-amino-4-hydroxy-6-hydroxymethyldihydropteridine diphosphokinase, with the protein MTAFAYIALGANLGDPLTTVRAAITALQEMADARFIAGSSLYRTAPIGLKHQPDFINAVVKLETGLAPADLLTRLLAIEAAFGRVRSVKNAPRTLDLDLLLCGEAVLDLPELTLPHPRMAERAFVLAPLAEIAPDLVIPGRGPLAALLPQVADQRIERLS; encoded by the coding sequence ATGACGGCCTTCGCCTATATCGCGCTCGGCGCAAACCTCGGCGATCCGCTGACCACCGTGCGCGCCGCGATCACCGCCTTGCAGGAGATGGCCGATGCCCGCTTCATTGCCGGTTCCTCGCTCTATCGCACCGCGCCGATCGGACTCAAACATCAGCCGGACTTCATCAACGCCGTCGTCAAGCTCGAAACCGGACTCGCTCCCGCCGACCTGCTCACCCGCCTGCTCGCCATCGAGGCCGCCTTCGGCCGTGTGCGCAGCGTCAAAAACGCCCCGCGCACGCTCGATCTCGATCTGTTGTTGTGCGGTGAAGCGGTGCTCGACCTGCCCGAACTGACCCTGCCCCATCCGCGCATGGCCGAACGCGCCTTCGTCTTGGCGCCGCTTGCCGAAATCGCACCCGATCTGGTCATTCCAGGCCGCGGCCCGCTTGCCGCCTTGTTGCCGCAGGTTGCCGACCAGCGCATCGAAAGGCTTTCGTAA
- a CDS encoding HAD family hydrolase has translation MNLALFDLDNTLLSGDSDFEWAQFLISKGVLDREVHEAKNQAFYEDYKAGTLDIHAFLKFQLAPLSRHDRRQLDAWHREFMDTRIQPLIGDSARRLVKRHLDDGDLCVMVTATNSFVTGPICREFGIPHLVATVPACADGHFTGAPRGIPAFKEGKVERLNLWLEAMGLWWGAFERSTFYSDSHNDLPLLERVTHPVAVDPDDTLRAHAAHRGWPILSLR, from the coding sequence ATGAATCTCGCCCTATTTGATCTCGACAACACCCTGCTTTCCGGCGACTCCGACTTCGAATGGGCGCAGTTCCTGATTTCGAAGGGCGTGCTCGACCGCGAAGTGCATGAGGCGAAGAATCAGGCCTTCTACGAGGACTACAAGGCTGGCACCCTCGACATCCACGCCTTCCTGAAATTCCAGCTCGCGCCGCTATCACGCCACGATCGCCGTCAGCTCGACGCCTGGCATCGCGAGTTCATGGACACACGCATCCAGCCGCTGATCGGCGATAGCGCGCGACGGCTCGTCAAACGCCATCTGGACGACGGGGATCTGTGCGTGATGGTCACTGCGACCAACAGTTTCGTCACCGGCCCGATCTGCCGCGAATTCGGCATCCCGCACCTCGTCGCCACCGTGCCGGCCTGCGCGGACGGGCACTTCACCGGCGCACCGCGCGGCATCCCCGCCTTCAAGGAAGGCAAAGTCGAGCGCCTGAATCTCTGGCTCGAAGCAATGGGCCTGTGGTGGGGCGCTTTCGAGCGCAGCACCTTTTACAGCGACTCCCACAACGACCTGCCTTTGCTGGAGCGCGTGACCCATCCGGTCGCAGTCGACCCCGACGACACGCTGCGCGCCCATGCCGCCCACCGCGGCTGGCCGATCCTGAGCCTGCGCTGA
- the purM gene encoding phosphoribosylformylglycinamidine cyclo-ligase, with protein sequence MNSSSPLTYRDAGVDIDAGDALVERIKPLAKRTLRPEVLGGIGGFGALCDLPKKYREPVLVSGTDGVGTKLKLAFQLNRHDTVGQDLVAMSVNDILVQGAEPLFFLDYFACGRLDVGTAAWVIGGIAKGCELAGCALIGGETAEMPDMYPPGEYDLAGFAVGVVEKAKIIDGRSIVPGDVVLGLASSGAHSNGYSLIRRIVERAQPDMAADFHGRPFADALIAPTRIYVKSLLALMERLTVKGMAHITGGGITGNVPRVLPENVTAVIERTAWPLPPLFEWLQREGNVADDEMHRVFNCGIGMVVIVAAEDAEPAAEFLIAAGETVYRLGRIEARRPGQAQTLII encoded by the coding sequence ATGAATTCCTCTTCCCCCTTGACCTATCGCGACGCGGGTGTCGATATCGATGCCGGCGACGCGCTGGTGGAACGCATCAAGCCGCTTGCCAAGCGCACACTGCGTCCCGAGGTGCTCGGCGGCATCGGCGGCTTCGGTGCGCTGTGCGATCTGCCGAAGAAGTATCGCGAGCCGGTGCTGGTCTCGGGCACGGACGGCGTCGGCACGAAGCTCAAGCTCGCCTTCCAGCTCAACCGCCACGACACCGTGGGGCAGGATCTGGTCGCGATGAGCGTCAATGACATCCTCGTGCAAGGGGCGGAGCCTTTGTTTTTTCTCGACTACTTCGCCTGCGGCAGGCTCGACGTCGGCACCGCGGCATGGGTGATCGGAGGCATCGCGAAAGGCTGTGAGCTCGCCGGCTGTGCGCTGATCGGCGGCGAGACGGCCGAGATGCCCGACATGTATCCCCCCGGCGAATACGATCTGGCCGGCTTCGCCGTCGGCGTCGTCGAGAAAGCGAAGATCATCGATGGCCGCTCGATCGTGCCTGGCGACGTCGTGCTGGGCCTGGCTTCGTCCGGGGCGCATTCGAACGGCTATTCGCTGATCCGCCGCATCGTCGAGCGCGCGCAGCCGGACATGGCGGCCGATTTCCACGGCCGGCCGTTCGCCGATGCGCTCATCGCCCCGACGCGCATCTATGTGAAGTCTCTGCTCGCCTTGATGGAGCGGCTCACGGTGAAGGGCATGGCGCATATCACCGGCGGCGGCATCACCGGCAACGTGCCGCGCGTCCTGCCGGAGAACGTGACGGCCGTCATCGAAAGAACGGCATGGCCGCTGCCGCCACTGTTTGAGTGGCTGCAGCGCGAAGGCAATGTCGCCGACGACGAGATGCATCGCGTCTTCAACTGCGGCATCGGCATGGTGGTGATCGTCGCCGCCGAGGATGCCGAGCCGGCCGCGGAATTCCTCATTGCCGCCGGCGAGACCGTTTATCGGCTGGGCCGTATCGAAGCGCGCCGGCCGGGGCAGGCGCAGACGCTGATCATCTGA
- the rho gene encoding transcription termination factor Rho, which translates to MHLSELKTHHVSQLIEMAAALGIEGANRLRKQELIFAILKEHAKKGEVIYGDGCLEVMSDGYGFLRSADTSYLANPDDVYVSPSQIRRFNLRTGDTIEGEIRTPKDGERYFALVKLDKVNGESPEVCKHKILFENLTPLHPTEHLKLERDIKAEENITSRVIDIIAPIGKGQRGLLVAPPKSGKTVMLQHIAHAIAANHPEAVLIVMLIDERPEEVTEMQRTVRGEVVASTFDEPATRHVQVAEMVIEKAKRLTEHKKDVVILLDSITRLARAYNTVQPASGKVLTGGVDANALQKPKRFFGAARNIEEGGSLTIIATALIDTGSRMDEVIYEEFKGTGNSEIHLDRRMAEKRVYPAINVNRSGTRREELLLKPDVLQKVWVLRKLMYGLDDLEATEFLLDKVKSTKNNAEFFDAMRRGG; encoded by the coding sequence ATGCACCTTTCCGAACTCAAGACCCACCACGTCAGCCAGCTGATCGAAATGGCCGCCGCTCTCGGCATCGAGGGCGCCAACCGTTTGCGCAAGCAGGAACTGATCTTCGCCATCCTCAAGGAACACGCCAAGAAAGGCGAGGTCATCTACGGCGACGGCTGCCTCGAGGTGATGAGCGACGGTTATGGCTTCCTGCGCTCGGCCGACACCTCCTATCTCGCCAACCCGGACGACGTCTATGTCTCGCCCTCGCAGATCCGCCGCTTCAACCTGCGCACCGGCGATACCATCGAAGGCGAAATCAGGACGCCCAAGGATGGCGAGCGCTACTTCGCGCTGGTCAAGCTCGACAAGGTGAATGGCGAATCGCCGGAAGTCTGCAAACACAAGATCCTGTTCGAGAACTTAACCCCCCTGCACCCGACCGAGCATCTGAAACTCGAGCGCGACATCAAGGCCGAAGAGAACATCACCAGCCGCGTCATCGACATCATCGCGCCGATCGGCAAGGGTCAGCGGGGTCTGTTGGTCGCGCCGCCGAAATCCGGCAAGACCGTGATGCTGCAGCACATCGCCCACGCGATCGCCGCCAACCATCCCGAAGCGGTGCTGATCGTGATGCTGATCGACGAACGCCCCGAAGAAGTCACCGAGATGCAGCGCACCGTGCGCGGCGAAGTCGTCGCCTCGACCTTCGACGAGCCGGCGACCCGCCACGTGCAGGTCGCCGAGATGGTGATCGAGAAAGCCAAGCGGCTGACCGAGCACAAGAAGGACGTCGTCATCCTGCTCGACTCGATCACGCGGCTGGCGCGCGCCTACAACACCGTGCAGCCGGCTTCCGGCAAGGTGCTCACCGGCGGCGTCGACGCCAACGCCTTGCAAAAGCCCAAACGCTTCTTCGGCGCCGCGCGCAACATCGAGGAAGGCGGCAGCCTGACGATCATCGCCACCGCGCTGATCGACACCGGCAGCCGCATGGACGAAGTGATCTACGAGGAATTCAAGGGCACTGGTAATTCCGAGATCCACCTCGATCGTCGCATGGCGGAAAAGCGCGTCTATCCGGCGATCAACGTCAACCGTTCCGGCACGCGCCGCGAGGAACTGCTGCTCAAGCCCGACGTGCTGCAGAAGGTCTGGGTGCTGAGAAAACTCATGTACGGCCTGGACGACCTGGAGGCGACCGAATTCCTGCTCGACAAGGTCAAATCCACCAAGAACAACGCGGAATTCTTCGACGCGATGCGGCGCGGCGGTTGA
- the rpmE gene encoding 50S ribosomal protein L31 — MKEGIHPKYTEIEVTCSCGNSFKTRSTVGKPLHIEVCSACHPFYTGKQKIVDTAGRVERFKQKYKRAGAAS; from the coding sequence ATGAAAGAAGGCATCCACCCGAAATACACCGAGATCGAGGTGACTTGCAGCTGCGGCAACAGCTTCAAGACGCGCTCGACCGTCGGCAAGCCACTGCACATCGAAGTCTGCTCGGCCTGCCACCCGTTCTACACCGGCAAGCAGAAGATCGTCGACACTGCGGGCCGCGTCGAACGCTTCAAGCAGAAATACAAGCGCGCCGGCGCGGCTTCCTGA
- the panC gene encoding pantoate--beta-alanine ligase, which translates to MQIHHTIAGLRAALQDAGRIVLVPTMGNLHEGHITLMKQARAHGDRVVASIFVNRLQFRPGEDFDKYPRTLEADCEKLIAAGVDHLFAPAEEELYPSPQRYLVEPPTEHADILEGEFRPGHFRGVATVVMKLFAIVQPQAALFGKKDYQQFLVLSAMVQEFALPIEVIPGETVRAADGLALSSRNGYLSPAERAEAPRLYRTLAQVAEAIRAGSRDFSRLEAEAMQQLREHGWQPDYVAVRQRIDLQSPPTDGPMPPLVVLAAARLGTTRLIDNLEI; encoded by the coding sequence ATGCAGATCCACCACACCATCGCCGGCCTGCGCGCCGCGTTGCAAGATGCCGGCCGCATCGTGCTTGTGCCGACCATGGGCAATCTGCACGAAGGCCACATCACGCTGATGAAGCAGGCCCGCGCGCATGGCGACAGAGTGGTCGCCTCGATCTTCGTCAATCGGCTGCAGTTCCGACCCGGCGAGGACTTCGACAAATACCCGCGCACGCTCGAAGCGGATTGCGAGAAACTCATCGCCGCAGGCGTCGACCATCTTTTCGCCCCCGCGGAAGAAGAGCTCTATCCCTCCCCGCAGCGCTATCTCGTCGAACCGCCGACCGAACATGCCGACATCCTCGAAGGCGAGTTCCGCCCCGGCCATTTTCGAGGTGTGGCGACAGTCGTGATGAAGCTGTTCGCCATCGTTCAGCCCCAGGCAGCGCTCTTTGGCAAGAAGGACTACCAGCAGTTCCTGGTGCTCTCGGCGATGGTGCAGGAATTCGCGCTGCCGATCGAGGTGATTCCCGGCGAGACGGTGCGCGCCGCCGATGGCCTGGCGCTCTCATCGCGCAATGGCTATCTTTCGCCGGCCGAGCGCGCCGAGGCACCCCGTCTGTATCGCACCCTCGCCCAGGTCGCCGAGGCGATTCGCGCCGGCAGCCGCGATTTTTCCCGCCTCGAGGCCGAGGCGATGCAACAGCTACGCGAACATGGCTGGCAGCCCGACTACGTTGCCGTGCGCCAGAGAATTGATCTACAATCGCCGCCCACCGATGGCCCGATGCCGCCGCTGGTGGTTTTGGCGGCGGCCCGGCTGGGCACGACGCGGCTGATCGACAATCTCGAAATCTGA
- a CDS encoding type II toxin-antitoxin system VapC family toxin has translation MRLLLDTQIVLWALVGSPCLGTRAEALIRDPANEIHVSSVTIWEIAIKHALGRGDMPISGARAAELCAQAGYRELPVGWRHTEAIEHLPGLHGDPFDRLLIAQAITEPMRLLSRDRDIARYGDMVIPV, from the coding sequence GTGAGACTGCTGCTCGATACCCAGATCGTGCTGTGGGCCTTGGTCGGCTCGCCGTGCCTGGGCACGCGCGCCGAAGCACTGATCCGCGATCCGGCCAATGAGATCCATGTCAGCAGCGTCACGATCTGGGAGATTGCGATCAAGCATGCCCTGGGCCGCGGCGACATGCCGATTTCCGGCGCGCGCGCTGCTGAGCTGTGTGCGCAAGCAGGCTATCGCGAGCTGCCGGTCGGCTGGCGTCACACCGAGGCCATCGAGCATTTGCCCGGCTTGCATGGCGATCCTTTCGATCGTCTCTTGATCGCGCAAGCCATCACGGAACCGATGCGTTTGCTCAGCCGCGATCGCGACATCGCGCGCTATGGCGACATGGTAATTCCGGTCTGA
- a CDS encoding ArnT family glycosyltransferase → MNFTVPTQPLSPRLPLAVVVVLAALYLLTGLQHDPWKHEDAIHIGIIWGFVKEGHWLAPMIAGEPWPHTAPLYHWVAALLGKLLGGLLGFHVAARLATTLFGALFLVVLSRAAQSFHGRDNGRIAVLLALGALGLLLPLHEAQPGIAGLAFAALAWWGAGLSLQGDRRGAVLIGLGLGLTFPAHGLAGLVIALAALPAPILRRDWIGLGLALLIAVPLAAAWPWALLHSSPEFWTQWWQNELAEVTRGRNWPAAQHLEYLGWVAWPVWPLALWSLWVSRREPVKLAIPLLGVFFGLLWFLSGPPRSLALLPLLLPLLLVAAAGADRLRRGAANAFDWFGWLTFTFFAVLIWLGASAQALGWPAKIARNFARLAPGHTVEYSYATLGFAALLTLLWLLFWGLRRASWRPTLRWASGLTLMWALIMSLWSSWLDHYKSYRPVVQSLQAMLPASIDCIERISLGDAHRAVLDYYTGIRTVDPAAGRRCSLRLVVDQRDRVIPNGWQEVWQGHRAGDRKERWYLEQRIR, encoded by the coding sequence ATGAATTTCACCGTTCCCACCCAGCCGCTCTCGCCCCGCCTGCCGCTCGCGGTCGTCGTCGTGCTGGCTGCGCTCTATCTGCTGACGGGACTTCAGCATGATCCGTGGAAGCATGAGGATGCGATCCACATCGGCATCATTTGGGGTTTCGTCAAAGAGGGCCATTGGCTCGCCCCAATGATCGCCGGCGAGCCCTGGCCGCATACCGCACCGCTCTATCACTGGGTGGCTGCCCTGCTGGGCAAACTGCTTGGTGGGCTGCTCGGCTTTCATGTCGCCGCACGGCTGGCGACGACGCTGTTCGGCGCATTGTTCCTCGTCGTGCTCTCCCGCGCCGCGCAGAGCTTTCACGGCCGCGACAATGGCCGGATCGCCGTCCTGCTGGCCTTGGGCGCACTGGGTCTGCTCCTGCCGCTGCACGAAGCGCAGCCAGGCATTGCCGGCCTGGCGTTTGCCGCCTTGGCTTGGTGGGGCGCCGGGCTGAGTCTGCAAGGGGATCGGCGTGGCGCCGTCCTGATCGGCCTGGGTTTGGGTCTGACCTTTCCCGCTCATGGCCTTGCGGGGCTGGTAATCGCCCTTGCCGCTCTGCCAGCGCCGATTTTGCGCCGCGACTGGATCGGGCTTGGGCTTGCGCTGCTGATCGCTGTCCCGCTCGCTGCTGCTTGGCCCTGGGCGCTCCTGCACTCCTCACCGGAATTCTGGACGCAGTGGTGGCAAAACGAGCTCGCCGAAGTCACCCGTGGGCGAAATTGGCCCGCTGCGCAACACTTGGAGTACCTGGGCTGGGTGGCATGGCCGGTCTGGCCGCTCGCGCTTTGGAGTCTATGGGTGAGTCGCCGTGAGCCGGTCAAGCTGGCGATCCCTCTCCTCGGTGTATTCTTCGGGCTTCTCTGGTTTCTTTCCGGTCCGCCACGCAGCCTCGCGCTGTTGCCGCTGCTTCTACCCCTGCTGCTCGTCGCGGCGGCAGGCGCCGACCGGCTGCGCCGCGGCGCGGCGAATGCCTTCGATTGGTTCGGCTGGCTGACCTTCACCTTCTTCGCCGTGCTGATCTGGCTCGGTGCCAGCGCCCAAGCACTCGGCTGGCCAGCCAAGATCGCGCGCAACTTCGCCCGTCTCGCGCCAGGCCATACCGTCGAGTATTCGTACGCCACCCTGGGGTTCGCCGCCTTGCTGACGCTCCTCTGGCTGCTGTTCTGGGGATTGCGACGCGCCAGCTGGCGTCCCACGCTGCGCTGGGCAAGCGGTCTGACGCTGATGTGGGCACTGATCATGAGCCTCTGGTCATCTTGGCTCGATCATTACAAATCCTACCGCCCGGTGGTTCAGTCGCTGCAGGCTATGCTACCCGCCAGCATCGACTGCATCGAGCGAATCAGTCTCGGCGACGCCCACCGCGCCGTGCTCGATTACTACACCGGCATCCGCACCGTCGATCCTGCCGCCGGCCGGCGCTGCTCTTTGCGGCTCGTCGTCGACCAGCGCGACCGGGTGATACCCAATGGCTGGCAGGAAGTCTGGCAAGGCCATCGTGCCGGCGATCGCAAGGAGCGCTGGTATCTCGAACAGCGTATCCGCTAG
- the panB gene encoding 3-methyl-2-oxobutanoate hydroxymethyltransferase, with protein sequence MTYLASNKPVTLPGLARMKHAGEKIAMLTCYDASFAALEDRCGVDAILVGDSLGNVIQGKTSTLPVTLEHMVYHTECVGHMVNRAMVIADMPFGAYHESKEQAIRNAGRLLAAGAEMVKLEGGEVMAETVHFLVERGVPVCAHIGLTPQSVHALGGYHVQGRDEVSAQRMINDAIALEQAGAALMVLEMVPSALAAKITRTLKACATIGIGAGPDCDGQVLVLYDMLGLYPGKKGRFVKDFMLEAQSIEGAVRAYVAAVKEGRYPAPEHCY encoded by the coding sequence ATGACCTATCTCGCCTCGAACAAACCGGTCACCCTTCCCGGCCTTGCCCGCATGAAGCATGCCGGCGAGAAGATCGCGATGCTGACCTGTTACGACGCCAGCTTTGCCGCGCTCGAAGACCGCTGCGGCGTCGATGCGATCCTCGTCGGCGATTCCCTCGGCAATGTGATCCAGGGCAAGACGTCGACGCTGCCGGTGACGCTGGAGCACATGGTCTATCACACCGAATGCGTCGGCCACATGGTGAACCGCGCGATGGTCATCGCCGACATGCCGTTCGGCGCCTATCACGAATCGAAGGAGCAGGCGATCAGGAATGCCGGTCGATTGCTCGCCGCCGGCGCCGAGATGGTCAAGCTCGAAGGCGGCGAAGTGATGGCCGAGACCGTGCATTTCCTCGTCGAGCGCGGCGTGCCGGTCTGCGCGCACATCGGCCTCACCCCCCAATCGGTGCATGCCTTGGGCGGCTACCATGTGCAAGGGCGTGATGAGGTTTCCGCGCAGCGCATGATCAACGATGCGATCGCCCTCGAACAGGCCGGCGCGGCGCTGATGGTGCTGGAAATGGTGCCCTCGGCGCTGGCGGCAAAGATTACGCGCACGCTCAAGGCATGCGCGACGATCGGCATCGGTGCCGGCCCCGACTGCGACGGACAGGTGCTGGTGCTCTACGACATGCTCGGTCTCTACCCCGGCAAGAAGGGCCGTTTCGTCAAGGACTTCATGCTTGAGGCGCAAAGCATCGAAGGCGCCGTGCGCGCTTACGTCGCCGCCGTCAAGGAAGGCCGCTATCCGGCGCCGGAACACTGCTACTGA
- the pcnB gene encoding polynucleotide adenylyltransferase PcnB, with the protein MIRKLLRRVFRRGEPTPRPVEIIGPEQHGIRPEQVSAAARRTVDTLQQAGFKAYVVGGAVRDLIAGIDPKDFDVATDATPEQVRNLFRRARIIGRRFQIVHVMFGQETIEVSTFRAAHDENTLKDEHGRVLRDNVWGTMEEDAARRDFTINALYYDPATQQVFDYHHGVRDLQHKTLRMIGDPRARYREDPVRMLRAVRLSAKLDLRMDPTVEAPIREMAELIENVPAARLFDEMLKLLFSGHAVECVKRLREEGLHHGLLPLLDVILEQPLGEKFVMLALADTDRRVREGKRTSPGFLFATLLWHEVLANWEARKNQGELPVPALHAAMDEVLDTQGEKLAITRRIIGDIKEIWLLQPRFEKRGGRAPLRLIEQPRFRAAWDFLRLRAESGELPEEIVDWWARFAEADHATREAMLKPETAGTKKRRRRRAKKPAECPASAVSPAPSLNE; encoded by the coding sequence ATGATCCGCAAGCTCCTGCGCCGCGTCTTCAGGCGCGGCGAACCCACCCCGCGCCCGGTCGAGATCATCGGCCCCGAGCAGCACGGCATCCGTCCTGAACAAGTGTCGGCGGCTGCGCGCCGCACCGTTGATACCCTGCAGCAGGCCGGCTTCAAGGCCTATGTCGTCGGCGGCGCGGTACGGGATCTGATCGCCGGCATCGATCCTAAGGATTTCGACGTCGCCACTGACGCCACGCCCGAGCAGGTGCGCAATCTCTTCCGCCGCGCGCGCATCATCGGCCGGCGTTTCCAGATCGTGCATGTGATGTTCGGTCAGGAAACCATCGAGGTGTCGACATTCCGCGCCGCCCACGACGAAAACACGCTGAAAGACGAGCACGGCCGCGTGCTGCGCGACAACGTCTGGGGCACGATGGAGGAGGACGCCGCGCGCCGCGATTTCACGATCAATGCGCTCTACTACGATCCGGCCACGCAACAGGTCTTCGATTACCACCACGGCGTGCGCGATCTGCAGCACAAGACCCTGCGCATGATCGGGGACCCGCGTGCCCGCTACCGCGAAGACCCGGTGCGCATGCTGCGCGCGGTACGCCTGTCCGCAAAGCTCGATTTGCGCATGGACCCGACCGTCGAGGCGCCGATCCGCGAGATGGCCGAACTGATCGAGAACGTGCCGGCCGCGCGTCTGTTCGACGAGATGTTGAAGCTCTTGTTTTCCGGCCATGCCGTCGAATGCGTAAAACGCCTGCGCGAAGAAGGTCTGCACCACGGTCTGCTGCCGCTGCTCGATGTGATCCTCGAACAACCGTTGGGCGAAAAATTCGTCATGCTGGCGCTTGCCGACACCGATCGGCGGGTGCGCGAAGGCAAACGCACCTCGCCGGGCTTTCTGTTCGCCACGTTGCTGTGGCACGAGGTGCTCGCCAACTGGGAAGCGCGCAAGAACCAGGGTGAGCTTCCGGTGCCGGCCTTGCACGCGGCGATGGACGAAGTGCTCGACACTCAAGGCGAAAAACTTGCCATCACCCGCCGCATCATCGGCGACATCAAGGAAATCTGGCTCTTGCAGCCGCGCTTCGAAAAGCGCGGCGGCCGTGCGCCGCTGCGCCTCATCGAGCAACCGCGCTTCCGTGCCGCCTGGGATTTTTTGCGTCTGCGAGCGGAAAGCGGCGAGCTGCCCGAAGAAATCGTCGATTGGTGGGCGCGCTTTGCCGAGGCCGACCATGCCACCCGCGAAGCGATGCTGAAACCCGAGACCGCCGGCACCAAGAAGCGCCGCCGCCGGCGCGCCAAAAAGCCCGCCGAATGCCCAGCCAGTGCCGTTTCACCAGCGCCGAGTTTGAACGAGTGA
- the hda gene encoding DnaA regulatory inactivator Hda, whose amino-acid sequence MTQLLLDLRPNQPPSFDNFIVGENAELLARLRLLAEPGCFDAIYLWGAKGCGKSHLLSATAGGALRRRPVLLLSGCRSASADFHAPPGGLLIVDDVDALDADAQVALFRIFNTARLIGLGLLLAGGKPPTKLELREDLRTRIGQTLIYAVKTLNDEEKAAALRRHALERGLKVDDGLVRYLLAHGRRDLPSLMAVLDHLDRTTLERKQQATLPLLKQAIQLTLVPEDDESRPI is encoded by the coding sequence TTGACCCAACTGCTGCTCGATCTGCGGCCCAATCAGCCGCCTTCCTTCGACAATTTCATCGTCGGCGAAAATGCCGAGCTGCTGGCGCGGCTGCGTCTGCTCGCCGAACCAGGCTGCTTCGATGCGATTTACCTGTGGGGCGCGAAAGGCTGCGGCAAGAGCCATCTGTTGAGCGCGACGGCTGGAGGCGCCCTGCGGCGACGGCCGGTGTTGTTGCTGTCGGGGTGCCGTTCCGCCAGCGCCGATTTCCACGCGCCGCCGGGCGGCCTGTTGATCGTCGACGACGTCGATGCCCTCGATGCAGACGCACAAGTGGCGCTGTTCCGCATCTTCAACACCGCGCGGCTGATCGGTCTCGGGCTGCTGTTGGCTGGCGGCAAGCCGCCGACGAAGCTCGAGCTGCGCGAGGACTTGCGCACCCGCATCGGCCAGACGCTGATCTATGCGGTCAAGACGCTCAACGACGAGGAGAAGGCCGCTGCCCTGCGCCGCCATGCGCTCGAGCGTGGCCTCAAGGTCGATGACGGTCTCGTCCGGTACCTGCTCGCGCATGGCCGGCGCGATCTTCCCTCCCTGATGGCCGTGCTCGACCACCTCGATCGCACCACGCTCGAACGCAAGCAGCAGGCCACCCTGCCGCTACTCAAGCAAGCCATCCAACTCACCCTCGTTCCAGAAGACGATGAATCTCGCCCTATTTGA
- the trxA gene encoding thioredoxin TrxA encodes MSEHIHYVTDASFKSDVLESPIPVLVDYWAEWCGPCKMIAPILDEVAKEYSGRLKVAKLNIDENPKTPGEYGIRGIPTLILFKNGNVEATKVGALSKSQLTAFIDSNL; translated from the coding sequence ATGAGCGAGCACATCCATTACGTCACCGACGCCAGTTTCAAGAGCGACGTGCTGGAATCCCCGATTCCAGTGCTGGTCGATTACTGGGCCGAATGGTGCGGCCCGTGCAAGATGATCGCGCCGATTCTCGACGAAGTGGCCAAGGAATACAGCGGCCGTCTCAAGGTCGCCAAGCTGAACATCGACGAGAACCCCAAGACGCCGGGCGAATATGGCATCCGCGGCATTCCGACGCTGATCCTGTTCAAGAACGGCAACGTCGAGGCCACCAAGGTCGGTGCGCTCTCGAAGTCGCAGCTCACCGCCTTCATTGACAGCAATCTCTGA